The following coding sequences are from one Neodiprion lecontei isolate iyNeoLeco1 chromosome 7, iyNeoLeco1.1, whole genome shotgun sequence window:
- the LOC124295445 gene encoding uncharacterized protein LOC124295445 — MGPKYGIPFNNNRIPTSKLISDFESKISCIPSNSRNTARQDFTNTIKKFINTPAPLNADKEVLHKIKETKIFQNNNQDLLFLKADEGNKTVVMNKLMYEAKMLQQLSNNNFHKVFRYNLTSTLQQEIKKLTTDWVNSKFISNQLRRQIAKTDCLPPRAYGLPKIHKPDTPVRIIVSFTDSPTINLARFLSKWIGNNITPPLSRIRDSFALVNAISDLCLPADYILVSLDVISLFTNVPQDLAINAVKQRWHQLVDKIPVPCNELLKALQICFKAAIFKFNHNIYAQTYGLPMGSPLSPILSDLVLDDLEQHCLNKLDFKPSFFFRYVDDIITAVPRIKSQKCFQFSTVSIRDYNLHLN, encoded by the coding sequence ATGGGACCTAAATATGGCATTCCTTTTAACAATAACCGCATCCCAACCAGCAAACTCATATCGGATTTCGAATCAAAGATTTCCTGCATTCCTTCTAATTCTCGTAATACGGCCCGGCAAGATTTCACCAACACAATAAAAAAGTTCATTAACACTCCTGCTCCCCTTAACGCCGACAAGGAAGTCCTTCATAAAATCAAAGAAACCAAGATCTTCCAAAACAACAATCAGGACTTGCTTTTCTTGAAGGCGGATGAGggaaacaagactgttgttATGAACAAACTAATGTACGAGGCTAAAATGTTGCAACAACTGTctaacaataattttcataaagTTTTTAGATACAATCTCACCTCTACTTTgcaacaagaaataaaaaaactaacaacTGATTGGGTTAATAGCAAATTCATCTCTAATCAACTGAGACGTCAAATTGCAAAAACGGATTGTTTACCACCTAGAGCTTACGGACTACCGAAAATCCACAAACCGGATACACCGGTACGAATTATTGTGTCCTTCACTGATAGTCCGACGATTAATCTGGCTCGCTTCCTCAGTAAATGGATAGGTAACAACATCACACCTCCCTTGTCACGGATAAGAGATAGTTTTGCGTTGGTTAATGCTATTAGTGACCTTTGTCTTCCAGCTGATTATATTTTAGTTTCACTGGATGTTATATCCTTATTCACTAATGTACCACAAGATCTTGCAATTAACGCTGTCAAACAGCGCTGGCATCAGCTGGTGGACAAAATTCCGGTCCCATGTAATGAACTCTTAAAAGCATTGCAAATATGTTTTAAGGCTgccatatttaaatttaaccaCAACATATATGCTCAAACGTATGGTTTACCGATGGGCTCACCGCTCTCTCCAATTTTGTCTGATTTGGTTTTGGATGACCTTGAACAACACTGTCTTAATAAACTAGACTTCAAGCCTTCGTTCTTTTTCAGATACGTAGACGACATAATTACAGCTGTCCCTCGCATAAAGTCGCAGAAATGCTTTCAGTTTTCAACAGTTTCCATCCGAGACTACAATTTACATCTGAATTAG
- the LOC107218382 gene encoding 28S ribosomal protein S15, mitochondrial, with protein sequence MNVLRFVPNVICSITKCDGYVARYYAFKSALKIKWVRPEKIPFYKPEKTGDLGLNLKVTSKDFAGRFGESKELQDANEVVKKLFTLEYLPEMETRKMKRNEAVALVRRHELDWGSMEAKLAKMTAIIQDMQKTMDKFPRNAILKVELNELIHKRKKFLGYLRQWDYKRFEWILEKLNLVYKPYPPKLLPVTRKDSLRKLTQKHCDEIVQKKLDAYKAELTLKQKQFFKEKSEKLAFIRQEELECELEPTITEEEIQEAKNKYESL encoded by the exons ATGAACGTGTTGCGGTTCGTGCCGAACGTGATCTGTAGCATCACAAAATGTGATGGTTATGTAGCAAGATATTATGCCTTCAAGTCGGCTCTCAAAATAAAATGGGTTCGGCCcgaaaaaattccattttacAAGCCAGAAAAAACCGGGGACCTTGGTTTGAATTTGAAAGTAACGTCGAAAGATTTTGCTGGTAGATTTGGCGAGTCTAAAGAATTGCAAGA CGCCAACGAAGTAGTCAAGAAGCTGTTTACGCTAGAATATCTTCCAGAAATggaaacaagaaaaatgaaacgaaacgaagCAGTCGCTCTTGTAAGGAGGCATGAATTAGACTGGGGCTCAATGGAGGCAAAAC TTGCAAAGATGACCGCTATTATTCAAGACATGCAAAAAACAATGGATAAATTTCCTAGGAATGCAATCCTCAAAGTTGAACTCAATGAACTCATTCATAAGCGGAAAAAATTCCTCGGATATTTACGCCAATGGGACTATAAACGATTCGAATGGATTCTTGAGAAGCTCAACTTGGTCTATAAACCATATCCTCC AAAACTTCTCCCAGTAACGCGGAAAGACTCACTCCGCAAGCTAACCCAAAAACATTGTGatgaaattgtacaaaaaaagtTGGATGCTTACAAAGCTGAGCTGACCTTAAAGCAAAAACAattcttcaaagaaaaatcagaaaagCTTGCCTTCATCAGACAAGAAGAGTTGGAATGTGAGTTAGAACCTACTATTACCGAAGAAGAAATACAAGAAGCCAAGAATAAGTACGAATCGCTTTaa